A single Plasmodium yoelii strain 17X genome assembly, chromosome: 10 DNA region contains:
- a CDS encoding pre-mRNA-processing-splicing factor 8, putative yields MSDNEFNQISEDNKNDTNDNPENVNQQCEEQEGAKNATSSEQNLQNKNIPQNTESGDSNINNNINSVPHNVPINAPNLPPTFPNIPPPMPGLPPPNIPGMVPPSIPGMLPPNIPGMPPNMHNMPLMMPPMNYMMPPNMNHFLPPNMMNFPPPPFMMKNNQMKNANYMNNQNMYGQGMEGGGPINNRPPYIQGNPGNINNFGAPGLNNPPFFMPPNLPYIPSYMKIGNSENENVMGSNNLQNINMNANQQEHGFYPFSNNVDGGDGNQDNNNGEDGEEGANDLGMDDNGEYANKMGKKRGTGKQNYQNNGEGEHYDDHYSFKSNIVGGGKGHHIANDSLYGTEEFSIIKEKARRWRMLNSKKYSKKKKYGVVEEKEEMPCEHLRKIIKEHGDMSNKKYRYDKRVYLGALKYIPHAVFKLLENIPMPWEQIKNTKVIYHITGAITFVNETFVVIDPLYIAQWGTMWIMMRREKRDRKHFKRMRFPPFDDEEPPLDYADNILDIEPLECIQMKLDKDEDKSVIDWFYDSKPLLYDKTHINGTSYKKYKLSLEQMGVLYRLGNQLFSDFQDDNYFYLFNLKSFYTAKALNMAIPGGPKFEPLYRDIYEDDEDWNEFNDINKIIIRQQIRTEYKIAFPYLYNNRPRKIAVSKYHSPMCVYIKLEDIDLPPFYFDLIINPIPSYKIRKVSKIAKDNPHFEKFSLTYIRRKFFYEESYENNETIDAVNTTDDNNKKSTDSSTDNEKMARKKKKKHTSDNDKSTKKGHKRDRRNHSDDSYSDRMETNSDSSSQSRRNKRHSKNDKIGKSKGKKDKYEKESYSSDSNSEKSDSERKKRKSHRKQNDNKNNKKRKNPYKDYDNDEEEKEESSRSNSEGNTAIVTNKKTKLVVKNVECGMLPLLHNYPLYTERTINGIQLYHAPYPFNKKCGYTRRGIDIPLVQQWFKEHISTNYPVKVRVSYQKLLKCWVLNHLHSKKPKSMKKKYLFKIFKSTKFFQCTEMDWVEIGLQVCRQGYNMLNLLIHRKNLNYLHLDYNFNLKPVKTLTTKERKKSRFGNAFHLCREILRLTKSIVDSHVQYRLGNIDAYQLADGIQYIFAHVGQLTGMYRYKYRLMRQVRMCKDLKHLIYYRFNTGSVGKGPGCGLWAPLWRVWIFFLRGVIPLLERWLSNLLARQFEGRVSKGIAKTVTKQRVESHFDLELRAAVMHDIIDMIPAGLKNNKGKARLILQHLSEAWRCWKANIPWRVVGLPLPVENIIIRYIKLKSDWWINATYYNRERIKRGATVDKTVCKKNLGRLTRLWLKAEQERQHEYLKDGPYVSGEEAVALYTTAIHWFESRKFTHIPFPPLNYKHDTKLLILALEKLKETFTVKNRLNQSQREELGFIEQAYDNPYETLSRIKRHLLTQRAFKEISISFLDLYTHLVPVYEVDPLEKITDAYLDQYLWYEGDLRNLFPNWVKPSDSEPQPLLVYKMCQGINNLHNIWETKNNECVVMLQTQFSKIYEKIDLTLLNRLLRLIVDHNIADYITAKNNTNITFKDMNHINSFGIIRGLQFSSFVFQYYAIIIDLLILGLTRAYDIAGPYNDVNQFLSFQNVNIETRHPIRLYCRYVDKIWILFKFNNDESKDLIQKFLTENPDPNNENVVGYNNKSCWPRDCRMRKMKHDVNLGRATFWEIQNRIPRSLTSLDWDHYNTFVSVYSKDNPNLLFSIAGFEVRILPKIRQLSYGINMYTSYINDYSGKGNSGANATNTESSNAYEQNVVISSGTKEGTWKLQNEVTKEITAEAYLKVSEKSMKRFENKIRQILMSSGSTTFTKIANKWNTSLIGLMTYFREAVLDTEELLDLLVKCENKIQTRIKIGLNSKMPSRFPPVVFYTPKELGGLGMLSMGHILIPESDLRYMKQTDNGRITHFRAGLSHEEDQLIPNLYRYISTWESEFLESQRVWCEYALKRSECHNQNKKITLEDLEDSWDKGIPRINTLFQKDRHTLAYDKGWRIRQLFKQYQIIKSNPFWWTNQRHDGKLWNLSNYRTDMIQALGGVEGILEHTLFKGTFFPTWEGLFWEKASGFEESMKYKKLTNAQRSGLNQIPNRRFTLWWSPTINRANVYVGFQVQLDLTGIFMHGKIPTLKISLIQIFRAHLWQKIHESLVMDLCQVFDLNCDLLDIETVQKETIHPRKSYKMNSSCADILLFANYKWGISKPSLLSDEDNIFANNPEIKGTNFNSFANYPYTSNQYWIDIQLRWGDFDSHDIERYSRAKFLDYTTDNLSIYPCLTGVLIGVDLAYNLYSAYGNWFNNLKPLMQKTLQKIIQSNPSLYVLRERIRKGLQLYSSEPTEPYLNTQNYNELFSSQTIWFVDDTNVYRVTIHKTFEGNLTTKPINGAIFILNPKTGQLFLKIIHTSVWIGQKRLSQLAKWKTAEEVASLIRSLPIEEQPKQIIVTRKGMLDPLEVHLLDFPNIIIKGTELNLPFQALLKLNKIGDLILKATQPQMLLFNLYDDWLNNISSFTAFSRLILILRSLHINPQETKILLQPNKNIITQPHHIWPSFNNNQWINLEVQLKDLILNDYAKRNNVHIASLTQNEIRDILLGMEITPPSIQRQQIAELEKTNLDNIEQQMKVTTSKTTTKHGTEIIVSTLSPHEQQTFTTKTDWKIRYLSNNSLLFRTKNIYVNNAATAITSKQDPLNSGSMKNTTINSINDYTYVIAKNLLEKFICISDLKIQIGGFLYGSSPPDNSYVKEIKCILIPPQIGNYQSVTLSNYIPSNKYIENLELLGWIHTETTNCSNTSNHLTTYDMVSHLSFFQEFKMKKKQTDQSKENYSDDDMDGNANNDDNSFDASKIWDKNKTIILTCSFTPGSCTINAYKLTEEGYAYAKSKKNSAELYSYPNIANLYDQVQILLSNVFVGFFLVPDDNIWNYNLMGIKFNNNHKYSAQLDMPQPFYADIHRPNHFLQFSLLEQQEGDAADVETSFI; encoded by the exons ATGAGCGACAATGAATTCAATCAAATCTCAGAAGATAACAAGAATGAT ACAAATGATAATCCTGAAAATGTAAACCAACAATGTGAAGAACAAGAAGGCGCCAAAAATGCTACAA GTTCGGAACAAAacttacaaaataaaaatatcccCCAAAATACAGAATCTGGTGAttcaaatattaataataatattaattcaGTCCCTCATAATGTTCCAATAAATGCGCCAAACTTACCACCTACATTTCCCAACATACCACCTCCTATGCCTGGGTTACCACCACCGAATATCCCTGGCATGGTACCTCCGAGCATTCCCGGAATGCTGCCTCCAAACATTCCAGGGATGCCGCCTAATATGCATAATATGCCACTTATGATGCCTCCAATGAATTATATGATGCCTCCAAATATGAACCACTTTCTTCCGCCCAATATGATGAATTTTCCACCTCCTCCATTTATGATGAAAAATAACCAAATGAAAAATGCgaattatatgaataatcaaaatatgtATGGTCAAGGTATGGAAGGTGGAGGCCCAATTAATAATAGACCTCCATATATACAAGGGAATCCGggaaatattaataattttggaGCACCAGGATTAAATAATCCTCCATTTTTTATGCCTCCAAATCTTCCTTATATACCTAGCTATATGAAAATTGGTAATAGCGAAAATGAAAACGTTATGGGATCCAATAATTTACAAAACATTAATATGAATGCTAATCAACAAGAACACGGCTTTTATCCATTTAGTAATAATGTGGACGGTGGAGATGGGAATCAAGACAATAATAATGGCGAGGATGGTGAAGAAGGGGCAAATGATTTGGGTATGGATGATAATGGTGAATATGCTAATAAAATGGGTAAAAAAAGGGGTACAGGAAAACAAAATTATCAGAATAATGGTGAAGGTGAGCATTATGATGACCACTACTCATTTAAGAGTAATATTGTAGGAGGAGGGAAAGGACATCATATAGCAAATGATTCTTTATATGGAACCGAAGAATTTTCCATAATTAAAGAAAAGGCAAGAAGATGGAGAATGTTAAAcagtaaaaaatattctaaaaaaaaaaagtacgGTGTTgtagaagaaaaagaagaaatgcCTTGTGAAcatttaagaaaaataataaaagagcATGGTGATAtgagtaataaaaaatatagatatgataAAAGAGTATATTTAGGCGCACTTAAATATATACCCCATGcagtttttaaattattagaaaATATACCAATGCCATGGGAgcaaattaaaaatacaaaagttatttatcatataacAGGAGCTATAACATTTGTAAATGAAACTTTTGTTGTTATAGATCCGTTATATATTGCCCAATGGGGTACTATGTGGATTATGATGAGAAGAGAAAAAAGAGATAGAAAACATTTTAAAAGAATGCGGTTTCCACCATTTGATGATGAAGAACCGCCATTAGACTATGCAGACAATATTTTAGATATAGAACCATTAGAATGCATACAAATGAAATTAGATAAAGATGAAGATAAAAGTGTTATAGATTGGTTTTATGATTCAAAaccattattatatgataaaactcatattaatggtactagttataaaaaatataaactatCATTAGAGCAAATGGGGGTATTATACAGATTAGGAAATCAATTATTTAGTGATTTTCAAgatgataattatttttatctatttaACTTAAAATCATTTTATACTGCTAAAGCTTTAAATATGGCAATACCAGGGGGACCGAAATTCGAACCTTTATACAGAGATATATATGAAGATGATGAAGATTGGAATGAATTCaatgatattaataaaattattattagacAACAAATTAGAACAGAATATAAAATAGCATttccatatttatataacaatAGACCAAGAAAAATTGCTGTAAGTAAATATCACTCACctatgtgtgtatatatcaAATTAGAGGATATCGATTTGCCTCCTTTTTACTTCGACCTTATAATTAATCCCATCCCTTCCTATAAAATTAGAAAGGTAAGTAAAATAGCAAAGGATAATCCACACTTTGAAAAGTTTTCTTTGACATATATAAGAAGAAAATTCTTTTACGAGGAATCTTacgaaaataatgaaactaTTGATGCAGTTAATACCACTGacgataataataaaaaaagtactGATTCTAGTACGGATAATGAGAAAATGgctagaaaaaaaaaaaaaaaacacactAGTGATAATGATAAATCCACGAAAAAGGGACACAAAAGGGATCGAAGAAACCACAGCGATGATTCATATTCTGATAGAATGGAAACCAATAGTGATAGTAGTAGTCAAAGTAGACGAAACAAACGTCATTCTAAAAATGACAAAATTGGAAAATCCAAAGGAAAGAAGGATAAATATGAGAAGGAGAGCTATTCTTCTGATAGCAATTCAGAGAAAAGTGATAGCGAgagaaaaaaacgaaaaagcCACAGAAAgcaaaatgataataaaaataataaaaaaagaaaaaacccATACAAAGATTATGATAAtgatgaagaagaaaaagaagaaagtAGTCGAAGTAACAGCGAAGGGAATACTGCAATTGTTACGAATAAGAAAACGAAGCTGGTAGTTAAAAACGTAGAATGTGGAATGCTACCGCTTTTGCATAACTATCCATTGTACACTGAAAGAACAATCAATGGTATTCAATTATACCATGCACCTTAtccttttaataaaaaatgtggtTATACTAGAAGAGGTATTGATATTCCACTAGTCCAACAATGGTTCAAAGAACATATATCTACAAATTATCCTGTAAAAGTTCGAGTATCTTATCAAAAACTTTTAAAATGTTGGGTATTAAACCATCTTCATTCTAAAAAACCTAAAAGtatgaaaaagaaatatttattcaaaatatttaaaagtaCAAAATTTTTCCAATGTACTGAAATGGATTGGGTAGAAATTGGTTTACAAGTTTGTAGGCAAGGatataatatgttaaatttattaatacatagaaaaaatttaaattatttacatttagattataattttaacttAAAACCTGTTAAAACTTTGACTACAAAAGAAAGGAAAAAATCACGTTTTGGAAATGCCTTTCATTTATGTAGAGAAATATTAAGATTAACTAAATCGATTGTTGATTCACATGTGCAATATAGGTTAGGTAATATAGACGCATATCAATTAGCAGATGgaatacaatatatatttgcacATGTTGGTCAATTAACTGGTATgtatagatataaatatcGATTAATGAGACAAGTAAGAATGTGTAAAGATTTAAagcatttaatttattatagaTTTAACACAGGATCAGTTGGAAAAGGTCCAGGTTGTGGTTTATGGGCACCTTTATGGAGAGTatggatattttttttaagaggTGTTATTCCATTATTAGAAAGATGGCTATCCAATTTATTAGCTAGACAATTTGAAGGAAGAGTTTCTAAAGGTATTGCAAAAACTGTTACAAAACAAAGAGTTGAAAGTCATTTCGATTTAGAATTAAGAGCAGCAGTTATGCATGATATTATTGATATGATTCCTGCTggcttaaaaaataataaaggtAAAGCTCGATTAATTTTACAACATTTAAGTGAAGCTTGGAGATGCTGGAAAGCTAATATACCTTGGAGAGTAGTAGGACTTCCATTACCtgttgaaaatattattataagatATATCAAATTAAAATCGGATTGGTGGATTAACGCTACATATTATAATAGAGAAAGAATAAAAAGAGGTGCAACTGTTGATAAAACggtatgtaaaaaaaatttaggCAGATTGACCAGATTGTGGTTAAAGGCTGAACAAGAAAGACAAcatgaatatttaaaagatgGACCATATGTTTCTGGAGAAGAAGCCGTAGCTTTATATACTACTGCAATACATTGGTTTGAATCGAGAAAATTTACGCATATTCCTTTCCCCCCATTGAATTATAAACACGACACAAAATTGTTAATTCTGGcattagaaaaattaaaagaaacaTTTACAGTAAAAAATAGATTAAATCAATCACAAAGAGAAGAGTTGGGTTTTATCGAACAGGCATATGATAATCCCTATGAAACATTATCACGCATAAAAAGACATTTATTAACCCAACGGGCTTTTAAAGAAATATCTATATCATTTTTAGATCTTTATACTCACCTAGTACCTGTATATGAAGTAGATCctttagaaaaaataacaGATGCATATTTAGATCAATATTTATGGTATGAAGGAGATTTGAGAAATTTATTTCCAAATTGGGTTAAACCTTCTGATAGTGAACCACAACCATTATTGGTTTATAAAATGTGTCAAGGGATAAATAATCTTCATAATATTTGGGAaactaaaaataatgaatgtGTTGTTATGCTACAAACGCAATTTAgtaaaatttatgaaaaaattgatTTAACACTATTAAATAGATTACTTCGATTAATTGTTGATCATAATATAGCAGATTATATTACGGCAAAAAATAACActaatattacatttaaagaTATGAATCATATTAATTCATTTGGTATAATAAGAGGTTTAcaattttcttcatttgtttttcaatattatgcTATAATAATTGATCTATTAATTTTAGGTCTTACTAGAGCATATGATATAGCAGGTCCATACAATGATGTTAATCAATTCTTAAGCTTTCAAAATGTCAATATAGAAACTAGGCATCCAATTAGATTATATTGTAGATATGTTGATAAAATATGGATACTTTTTAAGTTTAATAATGATGAATCAAAAGATTTAATTCAAAAATTTTTAACAGAAAACCCCGatccaaataatgaaaatgttgttggctataataataaatcatGTTGGCCAAGAGATTGTAGAATGAGAAAAATGAAACATGATGTTAATTTAGGTAGAGCCACGTTTTGGGAAATACAAAATAGAATACCACGATCATTAACTTCATTGGATTGGGATCATTATAATACATTTGTCAGTGTATACTCTAAAGATAACCCTAATTTGCTTTTTTCAATTGCTGGGTTTGAGGTACGTATACTTCCAAAAATTAGGCAACTAAGTTATGGAATAAACATGTACACATCATACATAAATGACTATTCTGGAAAAGGAAATTCAGGAGCAAATGCAACAAACACGGAATCATCAAATGCATATGAACAGAATGTTGTAATTTCTTCTGGAACCAAAGAAGGGACCTGGAAATTGCAAAATGAAGTAACAAAGGAAATCACAGCAGAAGCATATTTAAAAGTGTCAGAAAAAAGTATGAAACGATTTGAAAATAAGATAAGACAAATTTTAATGTCATCAGGAAGTACAACATTTACTAAAATTGCTAACAAATGGAATACATCGCTAATAGGTTTAATGACATATTTTAGAGAAGCTGTTTTAGATACAGAAGAATTATTAGATTTATTAGtaaaatgtgaaaataaGATACAAACACGTATCAAAATTGGTTTAAATTCTAAAATGCCTTCTAGATTTCCTCCTGTTGTTTTTTATACGCCTAAAGAATTAGGAGGGTTAGGAATGTTATCTATGGGACATATTTTAATTCCTGAATCAGATTTAAGATATATGAAACAAACGGATAATGGAAGAATTACACATTTCAGAGCAGGTTTATCACATGAAGAAGATCAACTAATACCTAActtatatagatatatatcaACTTGGGAAAGTGAATTTTTAGAAAGTCAAAGAGTTTGGTGTGAATACGCATTAAAAAGAAGTGAATGTCATAatcaaaacaaaaaaataactttAGAAGATTTAGAAGATTCATGGGATAAAGGTATTCCAAGAATTAATACACTTTTCCAAAAAGATAGACATACATTAGCATATGATAAAGGCTGGAGGATAAGGCAATTATTTAAACAATATCAAATTATCAAAAGTAATCCCTTCTGGTGGACTAATCAGAGACATGATGGAAAATTATGGAACTTAAGTAATTATAGAACAGACATGATACAAGCATTAGGAGGTGTTGAAGGAATATTAGAACATACATTATTTAAAGGCACATTTTTTCCAACTTGGGAAGGATTATTTTGGGAAAAAGCTAGTGGTTTTGAAGAATCgatgaaatataaaaaattaacaaatgcTCAAAGAAGTGGTTTAAACCAAATACCAAATAGAAGATTTACACTTTGGTGGTCTCCAACAATAAATAGAGCAAATGTATATGTTGGTTTTCAAGTCCAACTAGATTTAACTGGTATATTTATGCATGGAAAAATACCAACTCTTAAAATTTCTTTGATACAAATATTCCGAGCACATTTATGGCAAAAAATACATGAATCACTAGTTATGGATTTATGCCAAGTATTTGATTTAAATTGTGACTTATTAGATATTGAAACAGTCCAAAAAGAAACCATTCATCCAAgaaaatcatataaaatgaaTAGTTCATGTGCAGATATATTGCTTTTTGCCAATTATAAATGGGGCATATCAAAACCATCGTTATTATCTGATGAAGATAACATTTTTGCCAATAATCCTGAGATTAAAGGTACTAACTTTAATTCTTTTGCTAATTATCCATACACTTCTAATCAGTATTGGATAGATATACAACTCAGATGGGGAGATTTTGATTCACATGATATTGAAAGATATAGTAGAGCTAAATTTTTAGATTATACTACAGATAATTTGTCTATATATCCATGCCTAACCGGGGTATTAATTGGTGTCGACTTagcatataatttatattcagCATATGGAAATTggtttaataatttaaagccTCTAATGCAAAAAACcttacaaaaaattatacaatcTAATCCATCTTTATACGTATTAAGAGAAAGAATAAGAAAAGGGCTACAATTATACTCTTCTGAACCTACTGAACCATATTTAAATacacaaaattataatgaacTATTTTCTTCACAAACTATTTGGTTTGTTGATGATACAAATGTATATAGAGTTACAATACATAAAACATTTGAAGGAAATTTAACTACTAAACCAATTAATGGtgctatatttatattaaatccAAAAACTGgtcaattatttttaaaaattattcataCATCTGTGTGGATAGGACAAAAACGTTTATCGCAATTAGCAAAATGGAAAACTGCAGAAGAAGTAGCTTCTTTAATTAGATCACTACCCATTGAAGAACAACCAAAACAAATTATCGTCACAAGAAAAGGTATGTTAGATCCATTAGAAGTTCATTTACTAGATTTtccaaatattataataaaaggaACAGAACTTAACTTACCATTTCAAGCATTATTAAAATTGAATAAAATTGGAGATCTAATATTAAAAGCTACGCAACCACAAATGttgttatttaatttatatgatgattggttaaataatatatcatcCTTTACAGCTTTTAGTagattaatattaattttgagAAGTTTACATATAAACCCGCAAGAAACTAAAATATTATTGCAAccaaacaaaaatataataacacaACCACATCATATTTGGCCATCATTTAATAACAACCAATGGATTAATTTAGAAGTCCAATTAAAAGATTTAATCCTAAATGATTATGCTAAAAGAAATAATGTACACATTGCTTCGTTAACACAAAATGAAATCAGAGATATTTTACTAGGTATGGAAATTACGCCACCATCTATACAAAGACAACAAATAGCCGAATTAGAAAAAACAAATCTAGATAATATAGAACAACAAATGAAAGTAACTACATCGAAAACTACTACTAAACATGGAACAGAAATTATTGTGTCAACATTATCACCCCATGAACAACAAACCTTTACAACAAAAACTGATTGGAAAATTAGGTACCTATCTaataattccttattatttagaacaaaaaatatatacgtAAATAATGCTGCTACTGCAATTACTTCAAAACAAGACCCTCTAAATTCTGGCTCAATGAAAAATACTACTATTAACTCAATAAACGATTATACATATGTTATagcaaaaaatttattagaaaaatttatttgtatatccGATTTAAAGATTCAAATTGGTGGGTTCTTATATGGATCATCTCCACCAGATAATTCATATGTTAAAGAAATTAAATGCATACTTATCCCACCACAAATAGGAAATTACCAATCTGTGACTTTATCCAATTATATACCcagtaataaatatatagaaaatctAGAATTACTTGGATGGATTCATACAGAAACTACTAATTGCTCAAACACTAGTAATCATTTGACTACATATGATATGGTTTCacatttatcattttttcaagaattcaaaatgaaaaaaaaacaaacagaTCAATCAAAAGAAAACTATTCAGATGATGATATGGACGGAAATGCAAATAATGATGACAATTCTTTTGATGCGTCCAAAATTTGGgataaaaacaaaacaatTATACTTACGTGCTCATTTACTCCTGGTAGCTGTACTATCAATGCCTACAAATTAACTGAAGAGGGATATGCATATgcaaaaagcaaaaaaaattcaGCAGAATTATACTCATATCCAAATATTGCTAACCTATATGACCAAGTTCAAATTTTATTGTCAAATGTATTTGTTGGATTCTTTTTAGTACCTGATGATAATATATGGAATTATAACCTTATGGGAATTAAATTTAACAATAATCACAAATATTCAGCTCAACTTGATATGCCACAACCCTTCTACGCAGATATACATAGACCAAACCATTTCTTGCAATTCTCTTTGCTTGAGCAACAAGAAGGGGATGCAGCTGATGTAGAGACATCCTTTATttga
- a CDS encoding TMEM33 domain-containing protein, putative: protein MTNLTDAEQKYLNHDWVNDKNWKLYLSNLYPSPSIHNIEKYKKKYFQKNIDKNFDINTKFQDNTKENKQQSTNYYPQTNNHNYYNEKTSIMTLLYFSYLLCTSLFYFILLALNIGLYKKIGTYISLSYLCAFIILLYLDYKIQKQNFSMVQFFASEKGQYLSYSFILFFVKDSVLIYLPVFLTILINSYLIYKQVKYSLPPEIQRNNYINKLVGYLDQSILNIYTMRASIEIYNLIFIIICIFLKRTSILNLFMYMHFFKLKYNSSDSYFHACYTKNGEIIRQFLSHPMVPRSFLNIFNKISHYFTTYLTYRRR, encoded by the exons ATGACAAATTTAACAGACGCAGAGCAAAAATATTTAA ACCATGATTGGGTTAATGACAAAAATTGGAAGTTGTACCTAAGCAACTTGTACCCATCACCATCAATACATAacattgaaaaatataaaaagaaatattttcagaaaaatattgataaaaattttgatataaATACAAAGTTTCAAGATAATActaaagaaaataaacagCAATCAACTAATTATTATCCTCAAACGAAcaatcataattattataatgaaaaaacatCAATAATGACTCTTTTATACTTTTCATATCTTTTATGTACTAGCTTATTCTATTTTATATTACTCGCTCTGAATATAGGTTTATATAAG aaaaTCGGAACATATATATCTCTCTCATATTTATGTGCATTCATCATTTTACTATATTTGGATTATAAAATTCAGAAACAGAACTTTTCTATGGTTCAATTTTTTGCCAGTGAAAAAG GCCAATACTTGTCTTACTCCTTTatccttttttttgttaaagattctgttttaatatatttaccaGTTTTTTTAaccattttaataaattcataCTTAATTTATAAACAAGTTAAATATTCTCTTCCTCCCGAAATACAAAG gAATAATTATATCAATAAACTCGTGGGATATTTAGATCAATCA ATTTTAAACATTTATACTATGAGAGCTAGCATCgagatatataatttaatatttataattatatgtatatttttaaagaGAACAAGCAtactaaatttatttatgtatatgcacTTCTTTAAACTAAA aTATAATTCCTCAGATTCGTATTTCCATGCTTGTTACACAAAAAATGGAG aaaTTATTAGACAATTCTTATCCCACCCTATGGTCCCTCGGTCATTCTTAAATATATTCAACAAg ATATCCCATTATTTCACCACATACTTAACATACAGAAGAAGATAA